Proteins from a single region of Nitrospirota bacterium:
- a CDS encoding polysaccharide biosynthesis/export family protein, producing the protein MKSIISRVAFFFLAAAFFAGCGGSPAVKTPSPETAMASSKKTDKLNEALMMSAITQQTPLEESYLIGPEDLLDIEAYNVEELKKTVRVNSQGDIALPLVGILTIKGLTTAEAEKLIAKRLDKYVQETVVTVFVKEYKSQRISVIGAVKRSQVFAITGQRYLLDMLLMAEGLAAEAGSICYVVRPTLKTNTGSKAETIVIDLDELVMRGNFSLNIPVFAGDIINVPKGGVFFVDGEVRTPGVYTMKGKTTLVQAISMAQGVGPNASTDDVRIFRDNGKGEREIIVANYDDITSGSKPDTIIAENDIIIVAASGTKTFFNNFVRTIRGAVSFGGASMGF; encoded by the coding sequence ATGAAAAGCATAATTTCCCGAGTTGCGTTTTTTTTCCTTGCGGCCGCATTCTTTGCCGGATGCGGAGGCTCTCCTGCAGTTAAAACTCCATCACCGGAAACAGCCATGGCATCTTCCAAAAAAACGGATAAGCTCAATGAAGCCCTCATGATGTCAGCGATCACCCAGCAGACTCCCTTGGAGGAGAGCTATCTGATAGGACCTGAAGACCTTCTCGATATTGAAGCGTATAATGTCGAGGAACTGAAAAAGACGGTCAGGGTCAACTCTCAGGGTGATATAGCCCTGCCCCTTGTCGGCATTCTCACTATCAAAGGGCTGACGACTGCCGAGGCCGAAAAGCTTATCGCCAAAAGGCTCGACAAATACGTACAGGAGACCGTAGTAACGGTCTTTGTTAAGGAATACAAAAGCCAGAGGATTTCGGTCATCGGCGCGGTCAAAAGGTCTCAGGTCTTTGCCATTACCGGTCAGCGATATCTTCTTGACATGCTGTTGATGGCAGAGGGACTGGCTGCCGAAGCCGGCAGCATCTGTTATGTCGTCAGGCCGACGCTCAAGACAAACACGGGCAGCAAGGCAGAGACCATAGTCATAGACCTTGATGAACTTGTCATGAGAGGCAATTTCAGCCTGAATATCCCCGTCTTTGCGGGGGATATCATTAATGTGCCGAAGGGCGGCGTCTTCTTTGTTGATGGAGAGGTGAGAACTCCCGGCGTATATACGATGAAGGGAAAAACAACACTTGTCCAGGCCATTAGCATGGCTCAGGGCGTGGGGCCGAACGCGTCGACCGACGACGTGCGGATCTTTCGGGACAATGGCAAAGGTGAGAGGGAGATCATCGTAGCCAATTACGATGACATCACGAGCGGCAGCAAGCCGGACACGATAATCGCTGAAAATGATATCATTATTGTGGCTGCAAGCGGCACAAAAACCTTTTTTAACAACTTCGTCAGAACGATCAGGGGCGCGGTCAGCTTCGGCGGCGCAAGTATGGGATTCTAG
- a CDS encoding ABC transporter ATP-binding protein, whose translation MIVLENIRKVFNQGRPNELAAVVDASLSIESSKVTVLKGPSGSGKTTLLSIIGCMTRPTAGRIHFNAREITSLPERFLTAVRGETFGFIFQQFNLIRGITALENVMIPAYPKGERYSALKGRAMSLLAMFNLADKSASKAEWLSGGEAQRVAIARALINNPSILIADEPTAHLDTKLSGEFMEIMAGLHREGRTIIIASHDPIVYDSSLVDRIVEMRDGKIVP comes from the coding sequence ATGATCGTTCTTGAGAACATCAGAAAGGTTTTCAATCAGGGCAGACCGAATGAGCTCGCCGCGGTAGTTGATGCCAGCCTGTCGATCGAGTCTTCAAAGGTGACGGTGCTCAAGGGGCCGAGCGGTTCCGGCAAGACTACGCTGCTCAGCATTATCGGCTGTATGACGCGGCCTACGGCCGGCAGGATACATTTCAATGCCCGGGAGATAACGAGTCTTCCCGAGCGTTTTCTGACTGCAGTCCGCGGGGAAACCTTCGGTTTTATCTTCCAGCAGTTCAACCTTATCCGGGGTATAACGGCGCTTGAGAATGTGATGATACCTGCCTATCCGAAGGGGGAACGGTACAGCGCGCTCAAGGGAAGGGCGATGAGCCTTCTGGCCATGTTCAATCTCGCCGATAAGTCAGCCTCGAAGGCGGAGTGGCTTTCAGGCGGGGAGGCCCAACGGGTTGCCATAGCGCGTGCCCTTATCAACAACCCGTCTATCCTTATCGCTGACGAACCCACTGCCCATCTTGATACAAAGCTTTCGGGAGAGTTTATGGAGATCATGGCAGGGCTTCACCGGGAAGGCCGGACGATCATCATTGCAAGCCATGACCCCATTGTGTATGACTCCTCTCTGGTGGACAGGATTGTTGAGATGCGTGACGGGAAGATCGTGCCATGA
- a CDS encoding HAMP domain-containing protein: MKKRLLYSLSLLFLLFTLGAGLSMHYTYRISRDLESVINLHRIEIIRQSFVINVQNVQSNLYATGTVFGKELDTIVDNVTAMDESIRNCLKCHHNPEMTDRLNNVHSMVEQYENAISYLVTSTANEERIERLKMVAVSIGDSLLSKTQEMATIADKTLRGRTIEALNAISKSRLILIVTLIVSFVLAFFIAVMLTRQITRPVYELVNAARMIASGKLGYKTGYRDNTEFGEVANSFNAMSSALQEEHDKTDHYIEQLSGLYRVTLSFYDIFEMEQAFQEVCSNIADILKVNQTILLLFDEKQKIFAPFASAQQVSEGLRTAMRMPLEKVVDLYQKSEGRPVVINDAGHVAQFRALVPEEEQERNMMLAWLLTKEKILGAIRVSGKNGSFTDEDAKILIILANHMAVAMENADLYRNLQNKMAELRETQEQLIQSAKLAAIGELASNVAHEINNPLTSIIGFAELSREDDDIESIRKSLDIIEKESLRARDIVKQLLGFARKKPLQLTEVDINVVVREVIVFSSSQTRMGKVRVTEQYGDVPMTTGDVDQLKQVFLNIITNAIHAMPEGGSITVRTFTMGEYIMISFSDTGQGISSEVRNRIFEPFFSTKKEKGTGLGLSISYRIIQDHGGRIDVESEPGKGTTFTVRLSQKLPVKTV; this comes from the coding sequence ATGAAGAAACGTCTTTTATACTCGCTCTCATTGCTGTTTCTACTGTTTACGTTGGGAGCCGGGCTTTCCATGCATTATACCTACCGGATTTCCCGGGACCTCGAGTCTGTTATCAACCTTCACCGGATAGAGATTATACGGCAGAGCTTTGTGATCAATGTCCAGAATGTACAGTCGAATCTCTACGCTACGGGAACGGTCTTCGGCAAGGAACTGGACACGATCGTGGACAATGTAACTGCCATGGATGAGTCTATCCGGAACTGCCTGAAATGTCATCACAACCCCGAGATGACCGACCGGTTGAATAATGTGCACAGTATGGTGGAACAGTATGAGAATGCGATCAGCTATCTGGTGACCAGCACGGCGAACGAGGAGAGGATAGAGCGGCTCAAAATGGTCGCGGTGAGCATTGGAGATTCCCTTCTTTCAAAAACACAGGAAATGGCCACGATTGCGGACAAGACCTTGAGGGGCCGTACGATTGAGGCCCTTAATGCCATCAGCAAATCAAGGCTTATCCTGATCGTCACCCTAATCGTATCTTTTGTGCTGGCTTTTTTTATTGCCGTAATGCTCACCAGGCAGATAACGCGGCCTGTATATGAACTCGTAAACGCTGCCAGAATGATCGCCTCAGGGAAACTCGGGTATAAGACCGGGTACAGGGACAATACTGAATTCGGCGAGGTTGCAAACAGTTTCAATGCCATGAGCAGCGCGCTGCAGGAAGAGCATGACAAAACAGACCATTACATTGAACAGCTGTCAGGCCTGTACAGGGTAACGCTTTCATTTTACGACATATTTGAAATGGAGCAGGCATTCCAGGAAGTCTGCTCCAATATCGCCGATATCCTGAAGGTGAACCAGACGATCCTCCTGCTCTTTGATGAAAAACAGAAGATCTTTGCGCCATTTGCTTCTGCACAGCAGGTCTCTGAGGGTTTACGGACGGCAATGCGGATGCCTCTTGAAAAAGTCGTTGACCTGTATCAGAAATCAGAGGGCCGGCCTGTTGTCATTAACGATGCCGGCCATGTTGCACAGTTCAGAGCGCTTGTTCCGGAAGAGGAACAGGAGCGGAATATGATGCTTGCCTGGCTTTTGACCAAGGAAAAGATCCTCGGTGCGATACGTGTCTCCGGCAAAAACGGCTCTTTCACGGATGAGGATGCCAAGATCCTTATTATTCTTGCAAACCATATGGCAGTTGCCATGGAGAACGCGGACCTCTACCGAAATCTCCAAAATAAGATGGCAGAACTCAGAGAAACCCAGGAGCAGCTTATTCAATCGGCAAAGCTGGCGGCCATTGGAGAGCTTGCCTCGAACGTTGCCCACGAGATCAATAATCCTCTTACCAGCATTATCGGCTTTGCCGAGCTTTCCAGGGAAGACGATGACATTGAATCCATACGGAAGAGTCTCGACATAATCGAGAAGGAGTCACTCCGCGCCAGGGACATTGTAAAACAGCTGCTGGGGTTTGCACGAAAGAAGCCGCTTCAACTGACTGAAGTGGATATCAATGTCGTCGTCAGGGAAGTTATTGTCTTTTCTTCTTCGCAGACGCGCATGGGCAAGGTCAGAGTGACGGAGCAATACGGCGACGTCCCGATGACAACAGGGGATGTTGACCAGTTGAAGCAGGTCTTCCTGAACATAATTACCAATGCCATCCATGCGATGCCTGAGGGCGGCAGTATTACCGTCAGGACGTTCACCATGGGCGAGTATATCATGATCAGCTTCTCTGATACAGGCCAGGGTATTTCAAGCGAGGTCAGAAATCGTATCTTCGAACCGTTCTTTTCGACCAAGAAGGAGAAGGGGACCGGCCTTGGCCTTTCGATCAGCTATCGCATCATACAGGACCACGGCGGCAGGATAGACGTGGAGAGCGAGCCGGGCAAAGGCACTACGTTTACGGTCCGCCTGTCACAAAAGCTGCCGGTAAAGACCGTTTAG
- a CDS encoding diguanylate cyclase produces the protein MENLPSDTLRYKGYDRIIGNIAWLLIAIVALDIKLLSRDDSSSFPLAVICILLFIYNALARYSLRHGFYGRAKTFIDLIIFLLFTIAVSWFTGMTASPFISLLYLGLMAAALTQGKRVTYLMAALTVTSYTYLAVQENVAFLGRSSILESLLQLFPFMLIAHLGAMLAGETEHARKEVERLSMTDEITGFNNMRSFAGLAKTQEALAKRYNREFSVCMLDADNLKKINDANGHMAGTELIRHMGDMIGRNVRATDIVARYGGDEFIILFSETSADLACVAVERIVRSFADTPLLYHGKELSSTISAGIASFPKDGEDVRAVMLKADEAMYASKAAGKNRLTVCPAAKGPAR, from the coding sequence ATTGAAAATCTGCCATCAGATACTCTTCGGTATAAAGGGTATGACAGGATTATCGGGAACATTGCCTGGCTCCTGATCGCTATCGTTGCACTTGATATCAAACTGCTGAGCCGCGATGATTCCAGCAGCTTTCCCCTGGCAGTTATCTGCATCCTTCTGTTCATCTATAATGCCCTTGCCCGGTACAGTCTTCGCCATGGATTTTACGGAAGGGCCAAGACTTTTATCGACCTGATCATATTTCTCCTCTTTACCATTGCGGTCAGCTGGTTTACGGGCATGACCGCCAGTCCCTTTATTTCACTGCTGTATCTCGGGCTGATGGCTGCAGCACTGACGCAGGGAAAGAGGGTAACCTATTTAATGGCGGCACTTACCGTCACCTCCTATACCTATCTTGCAGTTCAGGAGAACGTTGCTTTTTTGGGCAGGAGCAGTATTTTGGAAAGTCTTCTTCAGCTGTTTCCGTTCATGCTGATAGCACATCTGGGTGCGATGCTCGCAGGCGAGACCGAGCACGCGCGCAAAGAAGTAGAGCGGCTTTCCATGACGGACGAAATAACAGGCTTCAATAATATGCGGAGTTTTGCGGGCCTCGCAAAAACCCAGGAAGCCCTTGCCAAAAGGTACAACCGGGAGTTTTCAGTATGCATGCTCGATGCCGACAACCTGAAGAAGATCAATGACGCCAACGGGCATATGGCCGGTACTGAGCTGATACGGCATATGGGGGATATGATCGGCAGGAATGTTCGTGCCACAGACATTGTTGCCCGCTACGGAGGAGACGAGTTCATTATTCTCTTCAGCGAAACGTCAGCAGACCTGGCATGCGTAGCGGTCGAAAGGATCGTCAGATCGTTTGCCGACACCCCGCTTTTATATCACGGGAAGGAGCTTTCCTCGACTATCTCGGCCGGCATAGCGTCATTTCCCAAAGACGGAGAAGATGTCAGGGCGGTTATGCTCAAGGCAGATGAAGCGATGTACGCCAGCAAGGCTGCAGGGAAAAACCGGCTTACCGTATGTCCGGCAGCAAAGGGGCCGGCGCGTTAG
- a CDS encoding DUF362 domain-containing protein, which produces MARVLVRKTAYTYETLKPLLFELISSLERGGIRKNSRVLIKPNLLAPAAPERAMITHPLVIRAVVEYVLEQGGLPQVSDSPAMGTFDKVMRDSGIAAALKGLPVDCRPFTESVFVTVGPPFQKIEIAADVMNADIVINLPKLKTHTQMLLTLGVKNMFGCIVGMRKPEWHFRTGIDRDRFAELLVTVYAAIRPAITILDGILAMEGQGPGRGGSPRELDIVMASDDAVALDRVVCRMLGIGDEELLTGRAAARMGLVPGEIVIDGQLPAVAEMQFPAMSPLVFGPKGLHGFMRKHLVQRPVCDASRCKHCGECWRYCPAKAIEPLIKGLKFDYDKCIRCFCCIEVCPYGALSARETMLGSAVRKIVR; this is translated from the coding sequence TTGGCCAGAGTCCTTGTCAGGAAGACGGCGTACACCTATGAGACGCTGAAACCGCTTCTTTTCGAGCTCATCAGTTCGCTTGAGCGCGGCGGCATCCGAAAGAACAGCCGTGTCCTCATTAAGCCGAATCTTCTTGCTCCTGCTGCACCCGAAAGGGCCATGATCACCCATCCCCTGGTAATCAGGGCAGTTGTGGAGTATGTGCTTGAGCAGGGTGGCCTTCCGCAGGTATCTGACAGCCCTGCCATGGGGACCTTTGACAAAGTTATGAGAGACAGCGGCATTGCTGCCGCGCTGAAGGGGCTGCCTGTTGACTGCCGGCCCTTTACGGAATCCGTTTTCGTGACGGTTGGTCCGCCGTTTCAGAAGATCGAAATCGCTGCTGATGTAATGAATGCTGATATTGTTATCAATCTTCCCAAGCTTAAGACACATACCCAGATGCTCCTGACCCTTGGCGTGAAAAACATGTTCGGCTGCATTGTCGGGATGAGAAAGCCTGAGTGGCATTTCAGGACCGGCATTGACAGGGACAGGTTTGCAGAGCTTCTTGTCACCGTATATGCAGCAATCAGGCCTGCGATCACGATCCTTGACGGCATCCTTGCCATGGAAGGTCAGGGCCCGGGGAGGGGCGGAAGTCCCAGAGAACTGGATATCGTCATGGCCAGTGATGATGCCGTGGCGCTTGATAGGGTGGTCTGCAGGATGCTTGGGATTGGGGATGAGGAGCTTCTTACCGGCAGAGCGGCGGCACGCATGGGACTTGTACCGGGGGAAATAGTCATTGACGGACAGCTGCCTGCAGTTGCGGAGATGCAGTTCCCCGCTATGTCTCCGCTGGTGTTTGGGCCAAAGGGGCTTCATGGTTTCATGAGAAAGCATCTTGTTCAGCGGCCGGTCTGTGATGCATCACGCTGCAAACATTGCGGAGAATGCTGGCGATACTGTCCTGCAAAGGCTATCGAGCCCCTGATCAAAGGTTTGAAGTTCGATTATGACAAATGTATCCGGTGTTTCTGCTGTATTGAGGTATGCCCGTATGGCGCTCTTTCAGCCCGGGAGACGATGCTTGGCAGCGCAGTGAGAAAAATAGTCAGGTGA
- a CDS encoding phosphate/phosphite/phosphonate ABC transporter substrate-binding protein: MNWRYWIILLAFPLVFLAYAGLASAEDEILIGLIPEENIFKQMDRHRPLAEYLSKKLGIKVRFTILSRYGDVLDRFMSRRMDGAFFGVFTGVLAMEHLDAEPIVHPVSLDGTSAVQSYIFARKDSNIRSIADMKGRRIAFVDKVTVTGYLYALSFIREHGVKDIRTFFSDISFTGSHGSTIYAVLDGRADIGTAKSRIFNQLLKKDPGMKEELTIIAKSREFPDATLFLRKDLPAAIRSQIRTILVEMDRNAEGKEVLKKLEAQMFIEARKSDFRPFYEVVQKAGIIVKTYKYR, from the coding sequence ATGAACTGGCGATATTGGATAATTCTCCTGGCTTTTCCTCTGGTGTTTCTCGCCTATGCCGGGCTGGCAAGCGCGGAAGACGAGATTCTCATCGGCCTTATTCCCGAAGAAAATATATTTAAGCAGATGGACAGGCATCGTCCGCTTGCGGAATATCTCTCAAAGAAGCTTGGGATAAAGGTCAGGTTTACCATTCTTTCCCGGTATGGTGACGTTCTGGACCGGTTTATGTCTCGCCGGATGGATGGGGCTTTTTTCGGTGTTTTTACCGGAGTTCTCGCAATGGAGCACCTCGATGCTGAACCGATCGTGCATCCTGTCAGCCTCGACGGCACGTCCGCAGTACAGAGTTATATCTTTGCCAGAAAGGACAGTAATATCCGGAGCATTGCGGACATGAAAGGCCGGAGGATAGCCTTTGTGGACAAGGTAACGGTTACCGGCTATCTGTATGCCCTTTCCTTTATCAGGGAACACGGCGTAAAGGATATCCGGACATTCTTTTCGGATATCTCTTTTACGGGGAGCCACGGTTCAACGATTTATGCGGTGCTTGACGGCAGGGCTGACATCGGGACTGCCAAGAGCAGAATCTTCAACCAGCTGCTTAAAAAGGACCCCGGCATGAAAGAGGAACTGACGATCATCGCGAAGTCGCGTGAATTCCCTGACGCCACGCTTTTTCTGAGAAAGGATCTCCCGGCAGCCATCCGTTCACAAATCCGCACAATCCTTGTTGAAATGGACAGGAATGCCGAGGGGAAAGAGGTCCTGAAAAAACTCGAAGCACAGATGTTTATCGAGGCCAGAAAGAGTGATTTCAGGCCTTTTTATGAAGTTGTGCAGAAGGCCGGCATTATAGTGAAGACGTATAAATACCGATGA
- a CDS encoding FtsX-like permease family protein, translating to MAWIDKQKNILDFTLSSLLRRKGKNAALAFVYAVVVFVLASTMFFTHAIRKEAMLILKDAPEIVVQRMVAGRHDLMDLKYRDGIKKITGVSSVEGRLWGYYYDPLFRANYTLMVPPEFKYQQGEIAVGQGVSRSAVTEEGNIMPFFGIDGRLTSFRISELLSSESELVTSDLVLMSEQDFRGLFGIPKMMVTDLAVTVGNPQEVVTIAGKIKKEFPDTRPIIREEIIRTYDTIFDWRGGIMLVIFSGALLAFIIFAWDKASGLSAEERKEIGILKATGWETADVILMKFWEGTVISLTSFLTGIIFAYLHVFFSSAVLFEPVLKGWAVLYPQFRLVPYINAYQVATLFFLTVVPYTTATIIPTWRAAIVDPDSVMRT from the coding sequence ATGGCCTGGATCGACAAACAGAAAAATATTCTGGACTTTACCCTTTCGTCTCTTTTGAGGAGGAAGGGTAAGAACGCTGCCCTTGCCTTTGTGTACGCAGTTGTGGTTTTTGTACTTGCCTCAACCATGTTTTTTACCCATGCCATCAGGAAAGAGGCGATGCTCATACTCAAGGATGCGCCCGAGATCGTTGTCCAGCGGATGGTTGCAGGCAGGCATGATCTGATGGACCTGAAATATCGGGATGGGATAAAGAAGATCACGGGCGTCAGCAGTGTGGAAGGAAGGCTGTGGGGATATTACTATGACCCGCTTTTCAGGGCAAACTACACGCTGATGGTCCCTCCCGAATTCAAATATCAGCAGGGAGAGATCGCGGTTGGTCAGGGGGTATCGAGGTCTGCGGTCACTGAGGAAGGCAATATTATGCCTTTTTTCGGCATAGACGGCCGGCTTACGAGTTTTAGGATCAGTGAGTTGTTATCTTCCGAGTCAGAACTGGTAACGTCTGATCTTGTGCTCATGTCAGAGCAGGATTTCCGGGGGCTCTTCGGCATACCGAAAATGATGGTGACCGATCTTGCCGTGACCGTAGGCAATCCCCAGGAAGTCGTGACCATTGCAGGCAAGATAAAGAAAGAGTTCCCGGACACCCGGCCTATTATCCGCGAAGAGATTATCAGGACATATGATACGATCTTTGACTGGCGGGGCGGGATTATGCTCGTTATCTTCTCGGGCGCTTTGCTGGCTTTTATCATTTTTGCCTGGGACAAGGCCTCCGGACTGAGCGCCGAGGAGAGGAAAGAGATCGGCATTCTCAAGGCAACAGGCTGGGAGACGGCTGACGTTATACTGATGAAGTTCTGGGAAGGCACGGTCATATCGCTTACGTCATTTCTGACCGGCATAATATTCGCCTATCTGCATGTCTTCTTCAGCTCAGCGGTATTATTCGAGCCTGTGCTCAAAGGGTGGGCCGTGCTGTATCCCCAGTTCAGGCTTGTGCCGTATATCAACGCATATCAGGTGGCCACTCTTTTTTTTCTTACCGTAGTCCCCTATACGACGGCTACCATAATCCCTACCTGGAGGGCTGCCATTGTGGACCCTGATTCGGTCATGAGGACCTGA
- a CDS encoding TIGR00159 family protein — MIELLRQHRWILDILDILVMSMILYRLLLIIKGTKAVQMLLGLGVLLVASIASRHLELFTIDWLVQSFWAQIVLAIIVLFQPEIRKALAHMGETQFLTSFTTAEELRSHEEIVRAAVSLANKKIGALIVIERETSLKDFIEVGTPLDAKVSRELLLSIFHPSSPIHDGAVIIKGNRIAAAGCFLPITLSAEVSKSFGTRHRAGIGLTEDTDAVAVIVSEETGQISIVLDGKIEGRLDMGTLRDMLTDIFASKKAKK; from the coding sequence ATGATTGAACTCCTGAGACAGCATCGCTGGATTCTTGACATCCTTGACATCCTTGTGATGTCAATGATCCTCTATCGCCTTCTCCTGATCATCAAGGGGACAAAGGCTGTCCAGATGCTGCTTGGGCTCGGTGTTCTGCTCGTTGCTTCCATTGCCTCCCGCCATCTTGAGCTGTTTACCATAGACTGGCTCGTCCAGAGCTTCTGGGCACAGATCGTCCTGGCCATCATCGTCCTGTTTCAGCCGGAGATACGCAAGGCTCTGGCCCATATGGGTGAAACGCAATTTCTGACCTCATTTACCACTGCCGAGGAGCTGCGTTCCCATGAGGAGATTGTCAGGGCTGCGGTTTCGCTTGCAAACAAAAAGATCGGCGCACTTATTGTCATCGAGCGGGAGACGAGCCTCAAGGACTTCATTGAAGTCGGCACGCCCCTTGATGCCAAGGTCTCCCGGGAGCTTCTTCTGAGCATTTTTCATCCGTCGTCGCCGATCCATGACGGCGCTGTTATCATCAAAGGCAACAGGATTGCTGCGGCCGGATGTTTTCTGCCGATTACCCTGAGCGCTGAAGTAAGCAAGTCCTTTGGCACACGCCACAGGGCCGGTATCGGTCTTACGGAAGATACGGATGCGGTGGCGGTCATTGTGTCCGAGGAGACCGGTCAGATCTCCATTGTTCTGGACGGCAAGATAGAAGGCAGACTTGATATGGGGACGCTGAGAGATATGCTGACGGATATATTTGCGAGCAAAAAGGCCAAGAAGTGA
- a CDS encoding FecR domain-containing protein: MAMFSFSVIAPVSAQSIAVLGEVRANGKVSIESTSGQWLSAPATYPLLQNTGIRTDDGTASLYLKEGSRIDLSKDSLALIDGSSSNYAIHMSNGTLAFNVAPGASLSVQTTSTTISVNRKSSLVQKVSLEKSGRVLGVISATDKGTEVRCISGRVAIEVTPAETKLLSSGESIFVDANSTYKVYHTQALASEEEKSGPDPGSSRGKLTAAIIGGVFLTTAGIISFDVWRGSNRKLASPSSP; encoded by the coding sequence GTGGCTATGTTTTCTTTCTCAGTAATAGCTCCTGTTTCTGCCCAGAGCATAGCCGTTCTGGGCGAGGTCAGGGCAAACGGCAAGGTATCCATAGAATCAACCAGCGGCCAGTGGCTGTCAGCCCCTGCAACCTATCCCCTGCTGCAGAACACAGGCATCAGGACCGATGACGGGACTGCCTCCCTCTACCTTAAAGAGGGCTCAAGGATCGACCTTTCAAAGGATTCTCTTGCCCTTATAGACGGCAGCAGCAGCAATTATGCGATTCATATGAGCAATGGCACATTGGCCTTTAATGTGGCTCCGGGAGCATCCCTGTCCGTGCAGACAACATCAACAACCATCTCGGTAAACAGGAAGAGTTCTCTCGTTCAGAAAGTGAGCCTTGAAAAATCAGGGCGGGTTCTGGGTGTCATTTCGGCAACCGATAAGGGGACAGAGGTCAGATGCATTTCCGGACGCGTTGCGATCGAAGTCACCCCTGCCGAGACAAAACTTCTTTCCTCCGGAGAGAGCATTTTTGTTGATGCAAACAGCACCTATAAAGTCTACCATACCCAGGCCCTGGCCTCTGAAGAAGAGAAAAGCGGCCCAGACCCGGGGTCTTCCAGGGGAAAGCTCACGGCCGCAATTATCGGCGGAGTTTTCCTGACGACCGCCGGGATTATATCATTCGACGTCTGGAGAGGCAGCAACAGAAAGCTTGCAAGCCCGTCGTCACCCTAA